In the Euphorbia lathyris chromosome 5, ddEupLath1.1, whole genome shotgun sequence genome, one interval contains:
- the LOC136228972 gene encoding protein CONSERVED IN THE GREEN LINEAGE AND DIATOMS 27, chloroplastic: protein MLKQNVYCSLIHSPNPRQIKLLPSYGSWIITYHPAQKQKPFSKILVKALKEEKNGGQRSWDPGMEIEVPFEQRPVNEYESLKDEVLYSWGELDPKELFVRLGGLWLATFTVLGVPIAAASFNPGREPLRFVLAAGTGTLLIVSLIVLRIYLGWSYVGDRLLSAVIPYEESGWYDGQMWAKPPEVLARDRLLGSYKVKPVIKLLKQTLVGTGALLVASAFLFVFATPVQDFFQNTLYPKESPSDGTASSINTQYNIRKEELLRLPLDVKADDNLAAAAAKAADGRPVYCRDRYYRALAGGQYCKWEDLVDK, encoded by the exons ATGCTGAAGCAAAATGTGTATTGCTCTTTGATCCATAGTCCTAATCCTAGGCAAATCAAACTACTTCCAAGCTATGGATCATGGATCATTACATACCATCCAGCTCAGAAACAGAAACCATTTTCTAAGATTCTTGTCAAGGCcttgaaggaagagaaaaatgGGGGTCAAAGAAGCTGGGATCCTGGGATGGAGATTGAGGTCCCTTTTGAACAAAGACCA GTGAATGAGTATgaatctctgaaagatgaagtcTTGTATTCGTGGGGTGAATTGGATCCAAAAGAACTTTTTGTCCGTCTTGGAGGTCTTTGGTTAGCAACCTTCACAGTTCTTGGAGTTCCGATTGCAGCGGCAAGTTTCAATCCTGGAAGA GAGCCACTAAGGTTTGTGCTGGCTGCTGGAACAGGAACTCTACTCATTGTATCATTAATTGTCCTAAGAATttatctg GGATGGAGTTACGTTGGAGACAGACTCCTATCAGCAGTAATACCATATGAAGAGAGTGGATGGTACGATGGACAAATGTGGGCAAAGCCGCCAGAG GTCCTGGCTCGTGATAGACTGTTGGGATCTTACAAG GTTAAACCAGTCATCAAGTTGCTGAAACAGACACTAGTTGGAACAGGTGCATTACTTGTTGCATCAGCATTTCTCTTTGTCTTTGCCACACCAGTACAAGATTTCTTTCAAAACACCTTGTACCCAAAAGAGAGCCCATCAGATGGTACAGCTTCAAGTATCAACACACAGTATAACATTAG AAAAGAGGAATTACTCCGTTTGCCACTGGACGTTAAGGCTGATGACAATTTGGCAGCAGCAGCTGCCAAGGCGGCTGATGGAAGACCAGTCTACTGCAGAGATAGATATTATCGTGCATTAGCAGGTGGGCAATATTGCAAATGGGAAGATTTAGTTGACAAATGA
- the LOC136228971 gene encoding uncharacterized protein isoform X1: protein MVSYLVSIRSNHSKNRENRCYILLLYSNSSYLAQWFSTSTDSTRPEFPGNNAYDILRISETSSFAEIKASFRKLAKETHPDLADSKNDSSASQRFIEILAAYEILSDSERRAHYDMYLMSQRKVMQKHSRESSKSYIYKSHMTMSKQMEVVEWLKWYRLAINDILVEKKVAVGTTYLDLLEADFYSAIHAAYYGPIIESLDLLPDRFEAEERSVYETPEVLHLVSGRDVFGMVCLANDIPELSSACTKQLKSCTSIGLDICQPIANTHIVMDSSEVNDDEFSQMHVRDLSYTSDAYKDLELHIDGKLVAFSIRVPPRSQYDGKQNENAEDQIQVFLSSNDNSTHIRRDFSQDWILGGAVGLKIPLGTIIGLGTTPEEGSCFVYDRSGTKTHAIMKHRTLLVKHMHWYGVGDKVSVCECRCSRARLPPSRFWLFQPRCDLHDTGGWYVETFARDKKNRTVPSQRHWDGFDGSEQYDKRLHPAMYLFALAYRTLDLEDIKRRKRTYRHIVEGQLFRFLHWCKKLV from the exons atgGTTTCATATTTGGTCTCTATTCGTTCGAATCACAGCAAAAACAGAGAAAACCGCTGTTATATCTTGTTATTATACTCAAATTCGAGTTATCTAGCTCAGTGGTTCAGTACAAGCACTGACTCGACTCGGCCCGAGTTCCCGGGAAACAACGCATATGATATCTTAAGAATTTCTGAGACCAGCTCATTCGCCGAAATCAAAGCCTCGTTTCGGAAACTAGCCAAAGAAACTCATCCGGACCTCGCTGATTCAAAGAATGATTCATCCGCCTCTCAACGTTTCATTGAAATCCTCGCTGCCTATGAG ATACTTTCAGATTCGGAGAGGAGAGCTCACTATGATATGTATCTAATGTCTCAGAGAAAGGTCATGCAGAAACATTCTAGAGAAAGTTCAAaatcttatatatataaatcccATATGACTATGAGTAAACAGATGGAAGTTGTTGAATGGTTGAAATGGTATAGATTGGCTATAAATGACATTTTGGTAGAGAAGAAAGTGGCTGTTGGAACTACCTATCTTGACTTGCTGGAAGCTGATTTCTATTCAGCTATACATGCAGCTTATTATGGCCCTATAATTGAGTCTCTGGATCTTCTTCCTGACCGGTTTGAGGCAGAAGAGAGGTCTGTCTATGAGACTCCAGAGGTTCTACACTTGGTTTCAGGACGTGATGTTTTTGGAATGGTCTGCCTGGCCAATGATATTCCAGAATTATCTTCTGCTTGCACCAAACAATTAAAATCTTGTACATCTATTGGTTTGGACATCTGTCAACCTATTGCAAACACACACATTGTCATGGATTCTAGTGAAGTAAATGACGATGAATTTTCTCAGATGCATGTCAGGGATTTAAGTTACACGTCAGATGCATATAAAGATTTGGAATTGCATATAGATGGAAAGTTAGTTGCTTTTTCCATTAGAGTTCCTCCGAGAAGCCAATATGATGGGAAACAAAATGAGAATGCTGAAGATCAAATACAGGTTTTTCTTAGTTCGAATGATAATTCGACACATATCAGAAGAGATTTTTCCCAGGATTGGATTTTGGGTGGTGCAGTGGGCCTGAAGATTCCATTAGGAACTATAATAGGATTGGGCACTACTCCTGAGGAGGGTTCATGCTTTGTCTACGATAGGAGTGGTACAAAAACGCATGCCATAATGAAACATAGAACACTGCTG gTAAAGCATATGCATTGGTATGGCGTAGGAGATAAAGTGTCAGTTTGTGAATGTAGGTGCAGTAGAGCTCGATTACCACCAAGCAG ATTTTGGCTGTTTCAGCCTCGTTGTGACCTGCATGATACAGGGGGTTGGTATGTTGAAACATTTGCTAGAGATAAGAAAAATCGAACCGTCCCATCTCAAAGGCATTGGGATGGATTTGATGGAAGCGAACAATATGACAA GAGGCTTCATCCCGCTATGTACTTATTTGCTCTTGCATATAGGACCCTAGATCTTGAAGACATTAAAAGAAGGAAAAGAACATACAGGCATATTGTTGAAGGTCAACTGTTTAGATTTCTCCATTGGTGCAAGAAACTTGTTTAG
- the LOC136228971 gene encoding uncharacterized protein isoform X2, with product MVSYLVSIRSNHSKNRENRCYILLLYSNSSYLAQWFSTSTDSTRPEFPGNNAYDILRISETSSFAEIKASFRKLAKETHPDLADSKNDSSASQRFIEILAAYEILSDSERRAHYDMYLMSQRKVMQKHSRESSKSYIYKSHMTMSKQMEVVEWLKWYRLAINDILVEKKVAVGTTYLDLLEADFYSAIHAAYYGPIIESLDLLPDRFEAEERSVYETPEVLHLVSGRDVFGMVCLANDIPELSSACTKQLKSCTSIGLDICQPIANTHIVMDSSEVNDDEFSQMHVRDLSYTSDAYKDLELHIDGKLVAFSIRVPPRSQYDGKQNENAEDQIQVFLSSNDNSTHIRRDFSQDWILGGAVGLKIPLGTIIGLGTTPEEGSCFVYDRSGTKTHAIMKHRTLLVKHMHWYGVGDKVSVCECRCSRARLPPSRFWLFQPRCDLHDTGGWYVETFARDKKNRTVPSQRHWDGFDGSEQYDKCGIWQIYNFS from the exons atgGTTTCATATTTGGTCTCTATTCGTTCGAATCACAGCAAAAACAGAGAAAACCGCTGTTATATCTTGTTATTATACTCAAATTCGAGTTATCTAGCTCAGTGGTTCAGTACAAGCACTGACTCGACTCGGCCCGAGTTCCCGGGAAACAACGCATATGATATCTTAAGAATTTCTGAGACCAGCTCATTCGCCGAAATCAAAGCCTCGTTTCGGAAACTAGCCAAAGAAACTCATCCGGACCTCGCTGATTCAAAGAATGATTCATCCGCCTCTCAACGTTTCATTGAAATCCTCGCTGCCTATGAG ATACTTTCAGATTCGGAGAGGAGAGCTCACTATGATATGTATCTAATGTCTCAGAGAAAGGTCATGCAGAAACATTCTAGAGAAAGTTCAAaatcttatatatataaatcccATATGACTATGAGTAAACAGATGGAAGTTGTTGAATGGTTGAAATGGTATAGATTGGCTATAAATGACATTTTGGTAGAGAAGAAAGTGGCTGTTGGAACTACCTATCTTGACTTGCTGGAAGCTGATTTCTATTCAGCTATACATGCAGCTTATTATGGCCCTATAATTGAGTCTCTGGATCTTCTTCCTGACCGGTTTGAGGCAGAAGAGAGGTCTGTCTATGAGACTCCAGAGGTTCTACACTTGGTTTCAGGACGTGATGTTTTTGGAATGGTCTGCCTGGCCAATGATATTCCAGAATTATCTTCTGCTTGCACCAAACAATTAAAATCTTGTACATCTATTGGTTTGGACATCTGTCAACCTATTGCAAACACACACATTGTCATGGATTCTAGTGAAGTAAATGACGATGAATTTTCTCAGATGCATGTCAGGGATTTAAGTTACACGTCAGATGCATATAAAGATTTGGAATTGCATATAGATGGAAAGTTAGTTGCTTTTTCCATTAGAGTTCCTCCGAGAAGCCAATATGATGGGAAACAAAATGAGAATGCTGAAGATCAAATACAGGTTTTTCTTAGTTCGAATGATAATTCGACACATATCAGAAGAGATTTTTCCCAGGATTGGATTTTGGGTGGTGCAGTGGGCCTGAAGATTCCATTAGGAACTATAATAGGATTGGGCACTACTCCTGAGGAGGGTTCATGCTTTGTCTACGATAGGAGTGGTACAAAAACGCATGCCATAATGAAACATAGAACACTGCTG gTAAAGCATATGCATTGGTATGGCGTAGGAGATAAAGTGTCAGTTTGTGAATGTAGGTGCAGTAGAGCTCGATTACCACCAAGCAG ATTTTGGCTGTTTCAGCCTCGTTGTGACCTGCATGATACAGGGGGTTGGTATGTTGAAACATTTGCTAGAGATAAGAAAAATCGAACCGTCCCATCTCAAAGGCATTGGGATGGATTTGATGGAAGCGAACAATATGACAA ATGTGGAATTTGGCAGATATACAATTTCAGTTAG